The Candidatus Phaeomarinobacter ectocarpi genome includes a region encoding these proteins:
- a CDS encoding murein hydrolase activator EnvC family protein has protein sequence MRQHRDISFTATLAVALIGAFAVALPAGHAQETRIDPAQAEELMEVERALGGASSSRDAAEAKAKAAARAVLRLREELVAAGDRAAALESAVSENQSHIEGLVAARAVSEALLATRREQLVESLAALQRLDLEPPPALLVKPQDALAAARGAMLLGTLVPELKDVADDLSRQIKSLEDLTRTITSQREQLTQDVAALEVEQRRIDELLVAKREEELISSTDAKRAADKYAELAGRARSLRDLLGGLEQDVPTFAALRPGDDAETAPPAFSTLRGTLRSPATGRIVQRFGTDDGSGSPSQGVSLRARAGGQVVSPADAEIVFAGPFRSYGNVLIITPGDNYLIVIAGLAEIYAGPGQQLLAGEPIGRLPTGATAANGGQNGRPEAGRGAGNTPVLYIEMRKDGKPVDPAPWIRFQSRPA, from the coding sequence GGTCGCGCTGCCTGCCGGACATGCGCAGGAAACACGCATAGACCCCGCTCAGGCTGAAGAACTCATGGAAGTCGAGCGCGCCCTGGGCGGTGCGTCATCGTCTCGCGATGCAGCGGAGGCCAAGGCCAAGGCTGCCGCACGCGCTGTTTTGAGATTGCGCGAGGAACTGGTAGCTGCAGGGGACCGGGCAGCGGCACTGGAAAGCGCCGTCAGCGAAAACCAGTCCCATATCGAAGGTCTAGTTGCCGCCCGGGCGGTGAGCGAAGCATTGCTGGCAACGCGGCGGGAGCAGCTGGTTGAAAGCCTTGCAGCCCTCCAGCGGCTCGACCTGGAGCCACCACCCGCCTTGCTGGTGAAACCGCAGGATGCCCTGGCGGCAGCCCGAGGCGCCATGCTGCTGGGCACCCTCGTCCCTGAACTCAAGGACGTCGCCGATGACCTGTCCAGGCAGATCAAGAGTCTTGAGGACCTGACCCGCACCATCACCAGCCAGCGCGAACAGCTGACGCAGGATGTTGCGGCACTGGAAGTAGAGCAGCGTCGGATTGATGAATTGCTGGTCGCCAAGCGCGAGGAAGAACTCATCAGTTCCACTGACGCCAAACGCGCCGCGGACAAATATGCGGAACTGGCAGGCCGCGCCCGCTCCCTGCGCGATTTGCTGGGCGGTCTGGAGCAGGATGTGCCGACATTTGCGGCTTTGCGCCCCGGGGATGATGCGGAAACAGCGCCGCCAGCCTTCTCCACCCTGCGCGGCACCCTGCGAAGCCCGGCAACAGGCCGGATTGTCCAACGTTTTGGGACCGATGACGGCTCAGGCAGCCCGTCTCAGGGGGTCAGCCTGCGTGCCCGGGCCGGGGGGCAGGTCGTAAGCCCTGCGGATGCCGAAATCGTGTTTGCCGGGCCATTTCGCAGTTATGGCAACGTGTTGATAATCACCCCGGGCGACAATTACCTTATTGTTATCGCTGGACTGGCCGAGATTTACGCAGGGCCAGGCCAGCAGTTGCTTGCCGGAGAGCCCATTGGGCGCCTTCCGACGGGCGCAACTGCGGCAAATGGTGGCCAAAATGGGCGTCCGGAGGCCGGTAGAGGTGCAGGTAATACACCTGTGCTCTATATAGAGATGAGAAAAGACGGGAAACCGGTTGATCCGGCCCCGTGGATCAGGTTTCAGAGCCGCCCGGCTTAG
- a CDS encoding S41 family peptidase: MMHRTVIAGAAGLVSLALVGIFALDAGPTRGGAEAASSETYRQLNLFGDVFERVRADYVEEPADADLIDNAINGMLTSLDPHSSYLNPKTFRDMQVQTRGEFGGLGIEVTMEEGFVKVVAPIDDTPADKAGLRANDLITHLDGDPVLGLTLSAAVEKMRGPVNAPITVTIVRQGRNEAFDVTVVRDIIRIKSVRYKRDEGVGYIRVTTFNEQTSDGVRAALREMSDMPGFVVDLRNNPGGLLDQAIEVSDIFLEKGEVVSTRGRYPEDTQRYNSRPGDLANGKQVVVLVNGGSASASEIVAGALQDHERALVLGTRSFGKGSVQTIIPLGSDGAIRLTTARYYTPAGRSIQAKGITPDIKVEQNVPEDEDIRTTGEAGLAGHLAAEDEDEKGGSSAYVPRDAKDDLQLIYARDLILGKRTYDPANPTPTADASAAAGAGSEGGAAMAPIPN; this comes from the coding sequence ATGATGCACCGTACGGTGATTGCAGGGGCCGCAGGCCTGGTGAGCCTGGCTCTTGTAGGGATTTTTGCCCTTGATGCGGGCCCGACCCGTGGTGGCGCAGAAGCCGCAAGTTCTGAAACATACCGGCAGCTTAACCTGTTTGGCGATGTGTTCGAGCGCGTCCGCGCGGACTACGTGGAAGAGCCGGCTGATGCTGACCTGATCGATAACGCGATCAACGGCATGCTGACCTCACTCGACCCTCATTCAAGCTACCTCAACCCCAAGACGTTCCGCGACATGCAGGTGCAGACCCGCGGCGAATTCGGCGGACTTGGCATTGAAGTCACCATGGAAGAGGGCTTCGTCAAAGTCGTGGCCCCGATTGACGACACCCCAGCCGACAAGGCAGGCCTGCGCGCCAACGACCTGATCACCCATCTGGATGGCGATCCGGTTCTTGGCCTTACCCTTTCAGCAGCTGTTGAAAAGATGCGTGGACCAGTCAACGCACCCATCACTGTGACGATCGTCCGTCAGGGCCGCAATGAAGCGTTTGATGTAACCGTCGTGCGCGACATCATTCGCATCAAGTCCGTGCGCTACAAGCGCGATGAAGGCGTCGGCTACATCCGCGTCACAACATTCAACGAGCAGACATCAGACGGCGTGCGTGCCGCTCTGCGCGAAATGTCGGACATGCCTGGCTTCGTGGTTGACCTGCGCAACAACCCCGGCGGTCTGCTGGATCAGGCCATCGAGGTCTCAGACATCTTCCTTGAAAAGGGCGAAGTCGTTTCAACCCGTGGCCGCTACCCTGAGGACACCCAGCGCTACAACTCACGGCCTGGCGATCTTGCCAATGGCAAGCAGGTGGTTGTGCTCGTGAATGGCGGATCCGCTTCAGCGTCGGAAATTGTCGCTGGTGCCCTGCAGGATCATGAGCGTGCACTGGTGCTTGGCACGCGCTCTTTCGGCAAGGGATCAGTCCAGACCATCATTCCGCTTGGTTCCGATGGCGCCATTCGCCTGACAACAGCCCGCTACTACACACCTGCGGGCCGGTCGATCCAGGCCAAGGGCATTACACCGGACATCAAGGTCGAGCAGAACGTGCCGGAAGACGAAGACATCCGCACAACCGGTGAAGCCGGACTGGCGGGCCATCTGGCTGCTGAAGACGAGGACGAAAAGGGTGGGTCATCCGCCTACGTGCCTCGCGATGCCAAAGATGACCTTCAGCTCATCTATGCCCGTGACCTGATCCTCGGCAAGCGGACATATGATCCGGCAAATCCAACACCAACCGCTGATGCAAGCGCAGCGGCAGGTGCTGGAAGCGAAGGCGGCGCCGCTATGGCCCCGATTCCCAACTAA
- a CDS encoding divergent polysaccharide deacetylase family protein yields MNSYRCTHLPAMTAIPTDTDPQDTPDTGPTRISPLAIAVFAVALLIGGLLIWLSFAGDDGRPAEHVLQLSTDENAGTETLISGETVSIPPQPQVLDGDETPGAGDETDTPTQDENALPATDGNLQQIGSLPLLAAGASLEGAPIEGLYEETTAGLLPIVAADGRRPVASYGRPFEPPLTGDDARPRVAIMIMGFGLNRTFAERALEQLPADVSLAFTPYSSELQNQINAARADGHEVALELPMEPFDYPDNDPGPYTLLTNLPAEANRKRLEWLLARTTGYFATVNRQGGRFLSESESLAPIMTALMERGVGFVDTGDGARNATEDAVPAGFNWAIGNRVVDAAKSPRQIDKALADLEDVARQNGMAVGIGTALPITVERVAQWAESLADKGIDLVPVSAALAHGMSGPAGSEATSQADASGDLNE; encoded by the coding sequence TTGAATTCATATCGGTGCACCCACCTGCCTGCCATGACCGCCATCCCGACAGATACAGACCCTCAGGACACGCCTGATACCGGCCCGACACGGATCAGCCCGCTGGCTATTGCCGTTTTCGCAGTCGCGTTGCTGATCGGTGGATTGCTCATCTGGCTGTCCTTTGCAGGCGATGATGGACGGCCCGCCGAGCACGTTTTGCAGCTCTCCACCGATGAAAACGCCGGCACAGAGACGCTGATCAGCGGCGAGACCGTTTCCATTCCCCCGCAGCCGCAGGTTCTGGATGGCGATGAAACGCCCGGCGCTGGAGACGAGACGGACACACCAACGCAGGACGAGAACGCACTGCCCGCCACGGACGGTAACCTTCAGCAGATCGGATCGCTGCCGCTGCTGGCCGCAGGCGCGTCCCTGGAAGGCGCCCCGATAGAAGGCCTGTATGAAGAAACCACGGCTGGGCTTCTTCCCATTGTGGCGGCCGATGGCCGCCGCCCTGTCGCCAGCTACGGCCGCCCCTTTGAGCCACCGCTTACAGGCGACGATGCGCGCCCGCGCGTGGCCATCATGATCATGGGCTTTGGTCTCAATCGCACATTTGCTGAACGCGCCCTGGAGCAATTGCCCGCTGACGTCTCTTTGGCATTCACACCCTATTCCAGTGAACTGCAAAACCAGATCAATGCCGCACGAGCCGACGGCCATGAGGTCGCTCTTGAGCTTCCAATGGAGCCGTTTGACTATCCCGATAATGATCCGGGTCCCTACACATTGCTGACCAACCTGCCCGCCGAAGCAAACCGCAAGCGCCTCGAATGGCTGCTGGCGCGAACAACGGGCTACTTCGCCACCGTCAATCGACAGGGCGGACGGTTCCTGTCGGAATCTGAGTCACTTGCACCCATCATGACTGCTTTGATGGAACGCGGCGTAGGCTTCGTCGATACCGGCGATGGCGCACGCAACGCGACCGAAGATGCAGTGCCGGCAGGCTTCAACTGGGCCATCGGCAATCGGGTTGTGGATGCCGCCAAATCCCCACGCCAGATCGACAAGGCACTGGCTGACCTGGAGGACGTTGCCCGCCAGAACGGCATGGCCGTCGGCATTGGAACAGCCCTTCCCATTACCGTTGAACGCGTTGCTCAATGGGCTGAAAGCCTTGCGGACAAAGGCATTGATCTCGTTCCGGTTTCTGCGGCACTTGCCCATGGCATGTCCGGTCCGGCTGGCAGTGAGGCAACAAGCCAGGCAGACGCTTCCGGCGATCTCAACGAATAG
- a CDS encoding RNA pyrophosphohydrolase, with amino-acid sequence MSKLPYRPCVGIMLLNASNKVWIGRRAMKRSVQQDEPGSWQMPQGGIDEGEDPLPAALRELEEETGISDVEVIGQTENWLTYDLPEHLVGKALKGKYCGQKQKWFAMRYLGNDSAIDLSKAEDDEFDDWRWEDAAQLPGLIVEFKRPVYEQVVEHFAHLTA; translated from the coding sequence ATGAGCAAACTTCCCTACCGCCCCTGCGTCGGCATCATGCTGCTCAACGCGTCCAATAAGGTCTGGATTGGCCGACGGGCCATGAAGCGATCAGTGCAGCAGGATGAACCCGGCTCATGGCAAATGCCGCAAGGCGGCATCGACGAGGGTGAAGACCCATTGCCAGCAGCCCTGCGTGAGCTGGAAGAAGAAACCGGCATCAGCGATGTGGAAGTGATCGGGCAGACAGAGAACTGGCTGACCTATGATCTGCCAGAGCATCTCGTTGGCAAAGCCCTCAAGGGCAAGTATTGCGGCCAGAAGCAAAAATGGTTCGCCATGCGCTATCTGGGCAACGACAGCGCCATCGATCTGTCAAAGGCGGAAGACGATGAGTTCGATGACTGGCGCTGGGAAGATGCGGCACAGCTTCCAGGATTGATCGTGGAGTTCAAACGCCCGGTCTACGAACAGGTCGTGGAACACTTCGCGCATTTAACCGCTTAG
- a CDS encoding ferritin-like domain-containing protein produces the protein MTQHWTLDDIDWAAFDASKVDADLLRTVKAASLVEANAPDYVTYLSQVFSDDPELLAEIERWGVEEEQHGAALARWAELADPTFSFDKALKDFQEGYSIPMDVDESTRGSRGGELLARCVVETGTSSFYSAIRDASEEPVLKQVAANLARDEFNHYKLFYDHFLRYEKDVPSKMRRLKIALGRVNEADDDELSYAYYCANTPAADYDREGCAKAYQARALGLYQRRHTDRLVAMIANACGIKIGARVAKPLTSVVWWGFSNHAKRLAKAA, from the coding sequence ATGACTCAGCACTGGACCCTAGATGACATCGACTGGGCCGCTTTTGACGCGTCAAAGGTGGATGCAGATCTCCTGCGCACGGTCAAAGCTGCATCCTTGGTGGAAGCCAATGCGCCTGACTATGTGACCTATCTCAGCCAGGTGTTTTCTGACGATCCTGAGCTGCTCGCTGAAATCGAGCGCTGGGGCGTCGAAGAAGAGCAACATGGCGCGGCTCTGGCCCGCTGGGCCGAACTGGCCGACCCCACATTCAGTTTCGACAAAGCGCTGAAAGACTTCCAGGAGGGGTATTCCATCCCGATGGACGTTGATGAGTCCACGCGCGGTAGCCGTGGCGGGGAGCTGCTGGCGCGCTGCGTTGTGGAAACCGGGACGTCGTCTTTCTATTCAGCCATCCGCGATGCCAGCGAAGAGCCCGTCCTCAAGCAGGTGGCCGCCAATCTCGCCCGCGATGAGTTCAACCACTACAAGCTCTTCTACGATCACTTCCTTAGGTATGAAAAAGATGTGCCGTCAAAGATGCGCCGGCTGAAGATAGCGCTGGGACGTGTCAACGAAGCAGATGACGACGAATTGTCCTATGCATATTACTGCGCAAACACGCCTGCCGCTGATTATGATCGCGAAGGCTGCGCAAAGGCCTATCAGGCGCGGGCCCTGGGGCTGTATCAGCGCCGTCACACAGACCGGCTGGTTGCGATGATTGCCAATGCGTGCGGCATCAAGATCGGGGCCCGCGTTGCAAAACCGCTGACGTCTGTTGTGTGGTGGGGTTTCTCAAACCATGCCAAGCGTCTGGCCAAAGCCGCCTGA
- a CDS encoding F0F1 ATP synthase subunit epsilon, whose protein sequence is MADKLHFELVSPERLLMSADADMVTVPGAEGDFGVMAGHAPFMTTLRPGVVDVQDGREETRLFVRGGFAEVNAEGLTLLAEHSVPLDELDSAALDQEIQNAQEDVDDAASDAARSRAEVKLNHLKQLRDAL, encoded by the coding sequence ATGGCTGACAAGCTGCATTTTGAACTCGTAAGCCCGGAACGGCTTCTCATGTCTGCGGATGCGGACATGGTGACTGTGCCCGGCGCTGAAGGCGACTTTGGTGTGATGGCGGGACACGCGCCCTTCATGACCACATTGCGCCCCGGTGTTGTAGACGTTCAGGACGGTCGGGAAGAAACCCGTCTGTTCGTGCGTGGTGGCTTTGCGGAAGTCAATGCAGAGGGCCTGACGCTTCTGGCCGAGCACTCTGTTCCGCTTGATGAGCTGGACAGCGCTGCTTTGGATCAGGAAATCCAGAACGCGCAGGAAGATGTGGACGATGCTGCCTCAGACGCCGCGAGATCACGGGCTGAGGTAAAGCTCAACCATCTCAAGCAGCTTCGCGACGCGCTTTAG
- the atpD gene encoding F0F1 ATP synthase subunit beta: protein MSSNAVGKITQVIGAVVDVRFEENLPAILNALETDNNGNRLVLEVAQHLGENTVRAIAMDSTEGLVRGQTATDTGVAIQVPVGDGTLGRIMNVIGEPVDEAGPIQFTEKRPIHADAPDFVEQSTEAEMLVTGIKVVDLLAPYAKGGKIGLFGGAGVGKTVLIQELINNIAKAHGGYSVFAGVGERTREGNDLYWEMIESGVNKEGGGEGSKCSLIYGQMNEPPGARARVALAGLSVAEDFRDKGQDVLFFVDNIFRFTQAGSEVSALLGRIPSAVGYQPTLATDMGALQERITTTTKGSITSVQAIYVPADDLTDPAPATSFAHLDATTVLNRAISEKGIYPAVDPLDSTSRILEPRVVGQEHYDTARRVQEILQKYKSLQDIIAILGMDELSEEDKLTVARARKIERFLSQPFFVAEQFTNTPGVLVDIQDTVKGFKALCDGDYDHLPEAAFYMVGTIETAIEKAERLAAEAA from the coding sequence ATGAGCTCCAACGCAGTGGGCAAAATTACCCAGGTCATCGGCGCCGTTGTGGACGTCCGGTTTGAAGAAAACCTGCCGGCGATCCTGAACGCGCTTGAAACCGACAACAACGGCAACCGCCTTGTTCTGGAAGTCGCGCAGCATCTCGGCGAGAACACCGTTCGCGCCATCGCGATGGACTCGACCGAAGGTCTTGTTCGTGGACAGACAGCGACCGATACAGGCGTTGCCATTCAGGTGCCCGTCGGTGACGGCACACTGGGCCGCATCATGAATGTGATCGGTGAGCCAGTGGATGAAGCTGGCCCGATCCAGTTCACGGAAAAGCGCCCCATTCACGCTGATGCGCCTGACTTCGTTGAGCAGTCAACGGAAGCTGAAATGCTCGTTACGGGCATCAAGGTGGTGGATCTGCTTGCGCCATATGCGAAGGGCGGCAAGATCGGCCTCTTCGGTGGTGCCGGCGTGGGCAAGACGGTTCTTATTCAGGAACTCATCAACAACATCGCCAAGGCGCACGGTGGTTACTCTGTGTTTGCCGGCGTTGGTGAGCGGACCCGTGAAGGCAACGACCTTTACTGGGAAATGATCGAATCAGGCGTGAACAAGGAAGGCGGCGGAGAAGGCTCCAAGTGCTCCTTGATCTACGGCCAAATGAACGAACCTCCCGGAGCGCGTGCCCGTGTTGCTCTTGCTGGTCTGTCCGTGGCGGAAGATTTCCGTGATAAGGGCCAGGACGTGCTGTTCTTCGTGGACAACATCTTCCGCTTTACGCAGGCCGGTTCTGAAGTGTCTGCTCTGCTCGGTCGTATCCCGTCAGCTGTGGGCTACCAGCCAACACTGGCAACGGACATGGGCGCTCTGCAGGAACGCATCACGACCACAACCAAGGGCTCGATCACGTCCGTGCAGGCCATTTACGTGCCTGCCGATGACCTGACTGACCCGGCGCCAGCGACATCGTTTGCTCACTTGGATGCAACGACAGTGCTGAACCGTGCGATCTCTGAAAAGGGCATCTACCCGGCTGTGGATCCGCTCGACTCAACAAGCCGTATTCTTGAGCCGCGCGTTGTTGGCCAGGAACACTACGACACGGCCCGCCGGGTGCAGGAAATTCTGCAGAAGTACAAGTCGCTGCAGGACATCATCGCCATTCTCGGCATGGACGAGCTGTCTGAAGAAGACAAACTCACCGTGGCGCGTGCGCGTAAGATCGAACGCTTCCTGTCACAGCCGTTCTTCGTGGCTGAGCAGTTCACCAACACGCCAGGCGTGCTTGTGGACATTCAGGACACGGTCAAAGGCTTCAAGGCTCTTTGCGATGGTGACTATGACCATCTGCCGGAAGCTGCTTTTTACATGGTCGGCACGATTGAGACCGCCATCGAGAAAGCCGAGCGTCTGGCTGCGGAAGCCGCTTAA
- a CDS encoding F0F1 ATP synthase subunit gamma has product MASLKELRNRIASVKATQKITKAMQMVAASKLRRAQEAAEAARPYAERMDSVMANLGGSMLTSAGASPLLIGTGSEQVHLLVVATADRGLCGGFNSSIARIARLKVQDLLADGKTVKILCVGRKGRDILKRQFADLIVDTFEFTDVRRIGYAQAETVTKRVLDMFEAGEFDVATIFYSAFQNVVTQIPTEQQIIPASIPERPADAGEPVPYEYEPEETEIMNDLLPRSLTTQVFRALLENAASEQGARMSAMDNATRNAGDMIDKLTLTYNRSRQAQITKELIEIISGAEAV; this is encoded by the coding sequence ATGGCGAGCCTCAAGGAACTCCGTAACCGGATCGCAAGCGTCAAGGCGACGCAGAAGATCACCAAGGCCATGCAGATGGTGGCAGCGTCAAAGCTGCGCCGGGCGCAGGAAGCTGCTGAAGCTGCTCGTCCGTATGCTGAGCGTATGGACAGCGTGATGGCAAACCTCGGTGGATCCATGCTGACGTCAGCTGGTGCATCACCGCTGCTGATCGGCACGGGCAGCGAGCAGGTTCACCTGCTGGTGGTTGCAACAGCAGATCGTGGTCTGTGCGGTGGCTTTAACTCATCCATCGCACGTATTGCCCGGTTGAAGGTTCAGGACCTTCTGGCTGATGGCAAGACAGTGAAGATCCTGTGCGTTGGCCGCAAGGGCCGCGACATTCTCAAGCGTCAGTTTGCTGATCTGATTGTTGATACGTTTGAGTTCACTGATGTGCGCCGCATCGGCTATGCGCAGGCGGAGACTGTGACCAAGCGTGTCCTCGACATGTTTGAAGCTGGCGAGTTTGACGTCGCAACCATTTTCTATTCTGCCTTCCAGAATGTTGTGACGCAGATTCCTACAGAACAGCAGATTATTCCGGCCTCTATTCCTGAGCGTCCTGCGGATGCCGGTGAGCCGGTGCCATACGAATATGAGCCGGAAGAAACAGAGATCATGAATGATCTTCTGCCGCGTAGCCTGACGACACAGGTGTTCCGCGCACTTCTGGAAAACGCAGCGTCTGAACAAGGGGCCCGCATGAGCGCCATGGACAACGCAACGCGCAACGCTGGTGACATGATCGACAAGCTGACATTGACCTATAACCGGTCACGTCAGGCACAGATCACCAAGGAACTGATTGAAATTATCTCGGGCGCGGAAGCGGTCTAG
- the atpA gene encoding F0F1 ATP synthase subunit alpha, translated as MDIQAAEISSILKTQIQNFGSDAEVTEIGQVLSVGDGIARVYGLDQVQAGEMVEFPNGVRGMALNLEDDNVGIVIFGSDQQIKEGDTVKRTGAIVDVPVGKGLLGRVVDPLGNPIDGKGPIEATERRVVDVKAPGIIPRKSVHEPMQTGIKAIDALIPVGRGQRELVIGDRQTGKTAVAIDAILNQKQVNQGDDESKKLYCVYVAIGQKRSTVAQIVKTLEENGAMEYSVVVAATASEPAPLQFLAPFGGCAIAEYFRDNGMHSLIVYDDLSKQAVAYRQMSLLLRRPPGREAYPGDVFYLHSRLLERSAKLNEDNGLGSMTALPIIETQANDVSAYIPTNVISITDGQIFLETDLFFQGIRPAVNVGLSVSRVGGSAQTKAMKKVAGAIKGELAQYREMAAFAQFGSDLDATTQRLLNRGERLTELLKQPQFSPLSMEEQVVVIFAGTQGFLDNLPVDDIARFEEELLRTFHEKHADVMTSIRDTGALSDDTNAKLREGVEAFAKSFA; from the coding sequence ATGGACATTCAAGCCGCCGAGATTTCCTCGATCCTGAAAACGCAGATCCAGAACTTTGGCTCCGATGCTGAAGTCACCGAGATCGGCCAGGTTCTTTCCGTTGGTGACGGCATTGCCCGCGTCTACGGTCTTGACCAGGTTCAGGCTGGTGAAATGGTCGAATTCCCCAATGGTGTGCGCGGCATGGCGCTCAACCTGGAAGACGACAATGTTGGTATCGTGATCTTTGGGTCTGACCAGCAGATCAAGGAAGGCGACACCGTCAAGCGCACCGGCGCCATTGTGGATGTGCCCGTGGGCAAGGGTCTGCTTGGTCGCGTGGTTGACCCGCTTGGTAACCCGATCGACGGCAAGGGCCCGATTGAGGCCACTGAGCGCCGCGTCGTTGACGTGAAAGCGCCTGGCATCATTCCACGTAAGTCCGTGCATGAGCCAATGCAGACAGGCATCAAGGCGATTGACGCTCTTATCCCCGTTGGCCGTGGCCAGCGTGAGCTTGTGATCGGTGACCGCCAGACCGGCAAGACGGCTGTTGCGATTGACGCCATCCTCAACCAGAAGCAGGTCAACCAGGGCGACGACGAGAGCAAGAAGCTCTACTGCGTCTATGTCGCCATCGGCCAGAAGCGTTCAACGGTTGCTCAGATCGTGAAGACGCTCGAAGAAAACGGCGCCATGGAATATTCCGTGGTTGTGGCCGCGACAGCGTCCGAGCCTGCACCGCTTCAGTTCCTTGCACCATTCGGTGGTTGCGCCATTGCGGAATACTTCCGCGATAACGGCATGCACTCGCTGATCGTGTATGATGATCTTTCCAAGCAGGCTGTGGCGTATCGCCAGATGTCCCTGCTGCTTCGTCGTCCTCCAGGACGTGAAGCGTATCCGGGTGACGTGTTCTACCTTCACTCCCGTCTGCTTGAGCGTTCTGCCAAGCTGAACGAAGACAATGGTCTTGGTTCCATGACGGCGCTGCCAATCATTGAAACGCAGGCCAACGACGTGTCGGCCTACATCCCGACAAATGTGATCTCGATCACCGACGGACAGATCTTCCTTGAAACAGATCTGTTCTTCCAGGGCATCCGTCCTGCTGTGAATGTAGGTCTGTCGGTGTCGCGTGTGGGTGGTTCTGCCCAGACGAAGGCCATGAAGAAAGTGGCTGGTGCCATTAAGGGTGAGCTGGCGCAGTACCGTGAAATGGCGGCGTTTGCGCAGTTCGGTTCTGACCTTGATGCGACGACCCAGCGTCTTCTCAACCGTGGTGAGCGCCTGACTGAGCTGCTCAAGCAGCCGCAGTTCTCGCCCTTGTCCATGGAAGAGCAGGTTGTTGTGATCTTCGCGGGTACTCAGGGCTTCCTGGACAATCTGCCGGTTGATGACATCGCGCGCTTTGAAGAAGAGCTGCTGCGCACATTCCATGAAAAGCATGCTGACGTAATGACGAGCATCCGTGATACTGGCGCCCTGTCTGACGACACCAATGCCAAGCTTCGTGAAGGCGTTGAAGCTTTCGCAAAGTCGTTCGCATAA
- a CDS encoding F0F1 ATP synthase subunit delta: protein MAGEDANFTGVAGRYASALFDLAKEAGAIDAVASDLAGLEQMMSESADLRDLVKSPLFGRDDQTKAMGAILERAGASDLTKKFIGLVATNRRLFALDGMIKTYQALVAQYRGEVSAEVTSAHPLTDVQVQKLTETLKAATGSDVTLSTKVDNGLLGGLVVKLGSRMVDTSLRTKLNRMKLAMKEAG from the coding sequence GTGGCAGGCGAAGACGCGAATTTTACCGGTGTCGCCGGACGATATGCGAGTGCTCTGTTTGACCTCGCAAAGGAAGCTGGCGCCATTGATGCGGTTGCCAGTGATCTTGCGGGCCTTGAGCAGATGATGAGTGAGAGCGCGGACCTTCGCGATCTCGTCAAAAGCCCGCTTTTTGGCCGTGATGACCAGACGAAGGCCATGGGCGCGATCCTTGAGCGCGCCGGGGCTTCTGACCTTACAAAGAAATTTATCGGCCTTGTGGCTACCAACCGGCGCCTGTTTGCGCTGGATGGCATGATCAAGACCTACCAAGCTCTCGTCGCGCAGTATCGCGGCGAAGTTTCGGCAGAAGTGACTTCTGCCCACCCCCTCACCGATGTGCAGGTGCAAAAACTGACTGAAACGCTCAAAGCCGCTACCGGCAGCGACGTAACGCTCAGCACCAAGGTTGATAACGGACTTCTGGGCGGCCTCGTGGTCAAGCTTGGCAGCCGGATGGTCGACACGTCCCTGCGCACAAAACTCAATCGCATGAAGCTTGCTATGAAAGAGGCCGGTTGA